The Schistocerca cancellata isolate TAMUIC-IGC-003103 chromosome 4, iqSchCanc2.1, whole genome shotgun sequence genome contains a region encoding:
- the LOC126184366 gene encoding splicing factor, proline- and glutamine-rich-like — protein GNGYSGGGGGGNGYSGGGGGGNGYSGGGGGFGGGGGGGGGGGYSPPLPNGYAPPPAVDTQYGAPAQAPVIHKHVYVHVPPPEPTYAAPRKPQPPPPPPQKHYKIVFIKAPAPPPPTVPDLPPIAPPPEQKTLIYVLVKKPEEPPEITIPTPAPTQPSKPEVYFIRYKTQTQEGGGPGGAYGPPSPAGPSPEYGAPSAGGGGGGGGGGSGPY, from the exons GGTAATGGCtacagcgggggcggcgggggcggcaacgGCTACAGCGGGGGCGGCGGTGGTGGCAACGGCTACAGCGGAGGCGGCGGAGgcttcggcggcggcggcggcggtggcggcggcggtggctacAGCCCGCCACTCCCCAACGGGTACGCGCCGCCTCCTGCCGTCGACACGCAGTACGGCGCGCCAGCGCAGGCGCCGGTCATCCACAAGCACGTGTACGTGCACGTGCCGCCTCCAGAGCCCACGTACGCGGCGCCCAGGAAGCCGCAGCCTCCGCCGCCGCCCCCACAGAAGCACTACAAGATCGTGTTCATCAAGgcgcccgcgccgccgccgcccacggtgCCGGACCTGCCGCCCATCGCGCCGCCCCCCGAACAGAAGACGCTCATCTACGTGCTCGTCAAGAAGCCCGAGGAGCCGCCCGAGATCACCATCCCCACGCCCGCGCCCACACAGCCTTCCAAGCCGGAAGTTTACTTCATTCGCTACAAAACACAA ACTCAGGAGGGTGGCGGCCCGGGCGGCGCGTACGGACCTCCATCGCCGGCTGGCCCCAGCCCAGAATACGGCGCTCCAAGcgccggtggcggcggcggcggcggcggcggcggctcgggCCCCTACTGA